ATGAGAAAATGAACATCGTTGTTCATGAGTTCTTCGAGAGAATAGCCCCACATCTCCGAAGCTGCACGGTTCGCGAACCGGATGTTTCCTTCCGAATCGGTGGTGAGAAGCGCCTCGTTTATGCTGCTCGCAAGCTGCGCCGCATATTTTTCATTTCGCTGGATCCGCTTCTTGAGCCTGATGTTTTCTTCCAGCGCTTTGCGGCCCGCAAGAAGCTTTTCTGCAATGGCCGCGACGCTATCCATTTCAAAGGGTTTCGACAGGTACTCGTCGGCACCGAGCTTCATTGCTTTGACAGCGATCTCCTGACTGCCGACCCCTGTCATGAGAATCACTATAGCGCGTGAAGATTTGTCCTTTATATAGCGGAGCACCTCAAATCCATCAAGTTTCGGCAATTGAAGATCAACGAGGACGAGATCGGGCTGATTCTTCAGAAAGGCGGCTTTTGCCTCTAAACCGTTGAAAGACTGAAAGACCTCATAGCCATGATCCTCAAAAACATCTTTCAGCATATTATTGAGAATCTCCGAATCATCGGCGATGAGGACTTTTCTCTGAAGGGGCCGGTTTGCCATCCCATTATCCTTGGTTCTGAAGGAATTTGTTCAGGCACTCCCGGGAGCAAAACGAAATGTACGTTCCCTTGTGTATTATGGTCACAGCATCAGCGGGTGAAATGAACAATCCGCACACCGGATCTTGGACCATGTCGTTTGCACCCGGGATCTTTTGCTCTTCACCTGGATCCGGGTCGGAACCCAGCCCAAGACTCTTCACCACTATCTTGGCAGCTTGATATCCGACGTACGCCACTGCGGACAGGACTATTAATTGCGCGATCATATTACTGCCGATTCGATTCTGCGCCCAGCGCTCTGATTGTTCCGAGTTCTTCGGGAGCAATGAAAGCGGCAAGTTCGCGAATAGTGAGCTTGGAAACGGGATGCACCGTTTCCGGGGCTATTTCGGCCAAGGGTACGAGCACGAACCCTCGTTTGTGCATCCGGGGATGAGGAATATTCAAATTGTCCTCCCGGATAACGAGATCGCCGTACAGGAGAAGGTCCAAATCGATATGACGGGATTGATCGCTCCGATGCCGGGGAGATTTGCCAAGTTTTATTTCCACGGCTTTCAATGATTCCATCAGTTCTCTCGGACTCAACGAGGTCTCTAGTTCAATCACAGCATTAAGGAACTTCGGTCCATCGTCCGACAAATCCACAGGATCGGTCTCGTACAATCGGGAATACGTCTTGATTGCAATTCCATGAGCACGATTTAGTTCGTGCAGTGCCTCTTCGAATTTCAACTCCCGGATTCCTAAATTCGAACCGAATCCGATGTAAACCTTATCCGTCATTTTTCACTATCGGGTTTACCAGGGAACCTATTCCTTCGATCCGCACTTCCACGTTGTCTCCGTGCTTCATCGGCCCTATACCGGAAGGAGTTCCCGTTGCGATGACATCTCCCGGCTGAAGCGTCATGACTCCCGAGATAAACGCGACCAGTTCCGCAGGGCTGAAAATAAGGTTCGAAGTGCGTGATCGCTGCTTCCGCTCGCCGTTGAGATATAATTCGATGCCCAGATCGGTCGGGTCTATTTCCGTGTCAATCCACGGTCCGATGGGGCAGAATGTATCAAATCCTTTTGCTCTGGTCCACTGGCCGTCTTTGGTTTGAAGATCCCGGGCAGTGACATCATTGAGACACGTGTATCCGAGAATGTAATCTCGTGCTTCGTCCAATCCGACGCGACGAGCAGTTTTTGCGATTACGATTCCCAGTTCTGCCTCATAATCCACCCGTTGGCTCTGAGGAGGCAACGATACGGAGTCGCCCGGTCCAATGACACTCGTGGAGGGCTTCATGAACAGTAAAGGTTCTTCTGGAAGAGTGAGATGCAATTCTTCCGCATGATCGCGATAATTCAATCCCACTGCTACGATCTTGGAGGGAACACACGGGGGAAGAAGCTTCACCTGATTCAACTGGAACCTTCTCGGAAACTGCTGACCGGCGGCAGGAAGAATTTCTTCGCCTTCCAGAATTCCTTCAAAGACCTGATTGTCTACACGGAATCTCAGTAGCCTCATTTTCCTGCTTTTAACCCCAGTACGTCCTGCATGTCGTACAATCCGGGAGGTTGAGAATAGATCCAGAGCGCTGCACGAACAGCTCCTTTGGCGAGCGCATCCCTGCTGTGTGCCCTGTGGATAAGCTCTATCCGCTCACCACCAGTGACGAACATCACCGTATGTTCACCGACGATATCCCCGCCGCGGACTGCCATGACGCCGATTTCATGGTTCTTTCGCTCGCCTACGATTCCCTTTCGGCCGTAGACTCCAACCTCTTCCAGGTCTCGATCCAATGCCTGTGCGGCAAGTTGCGCCAGTTTGACTGCAGTCCCGCTGGGGGCATCCTTCTTCAAATTGTGGTGAGCTTCAATTATTTCCACATCGTAAGCATCCCCCAGAGCTCGGGCTACCGTTTCCGTGAGGTTGAAAAGGAGATTGACCCCCACGCTCATATTGGGAGCCACCAGACAGCGGGTGGTAGGACCTATTTTCTCGATTTCCTTTCTCTGGGATTCGGAAAAGCCCGTGGTCCCAACCACAATTGCTTTTCCTGACTCTGTCGCTGCTTTTATATTCCTAAGAGAAGTGTCGGGTGAAGAAAAATCGACCAACACATCGCATTTTTTCAGTATTTCATCGAGATCGGAAGTAATGGGCACTGCAATGTGCCCGATGCCTGCGATTTCTCCGGCATCATTTCCCAGTGCGGGATGCTTCGGAAATTCCAGAGCACCTACTATTTGCATTTCAGGATGCTCGTGAGCAAGAGCGACAATTCTCCTGCCCATTCGACCCGCTGCACCGCAAACCGCTATTTTCATGGGATTCCCCTTTCTCAAACAAGTCCGTACCGTTCCAGAACCGTTTTGAGCTTTTCCTGGTTGGCCTGGGACATAGGACAGAGAGGTAATCTAAATTCGTTGCGGATCATGCCCATCATGCTGAGTGCGGTCTTTATCGGAATTGGATTGGTCTCAATGAACATTGCCTGACAGAGTTCGTAAATCTCGAAGTGTATTGCCCGAGCAGCCGCAATGTCCCCTTTGAGCATATGTTTCACGAGCAAGGACATCTTATCCGGAACGATGTTCGTGACCACGGAGATGACCCCTTTCCCGCCGAGAGCCATAAGCGGAAAAGTCATCTGATCGTCTCCGGAAAGCACGTCAAAATCGGAGTCGGTCAGCCGGATGACTTCGCTCATCTGAAGAATGCTTCCCGAAGCTTCTTTTACAGCAACGATATTCGGAATCCGTGAGAGCTTTGCCACGGTACTGTTCTCGATATTGACGGCGGTGCGTCCCTGTATGTTGTACAACACGATGGGGATATCCACTGCTTCCGCCACGGTCTTGAAATGCTGGAACAAGCCTTCCTGTGTAGGCTTGTTATAATAGGGAGATACCATAAGACATGCATCGGCACCGACCGACTTCGCATGCTCTGTAAGCGCAAGAGCTTCCTCCGTGCTATTCGATCCCGTACCAGCAATCACCTTCACCTGGCCCGCAACTTCCTTAACCGTAAGTTCAATAACCCGGTTGTGTTCTTCGTGGCTCAAGGTTGGTGATTCGCCCGTCGTTCCGCACGGGACGATTCCGCTAACCCCTCCGTCAATGCCGAACCGGATCAGGCGTCTCAATGCATCCTCATCCACGTGCCCGTCTTTGAAGGGGGTGACTACTGCGGTAAAAGCTCCTGAAAACATCCTTTGCTCCTTTAGCTAGTCTGGAGAATCGCGGGAGGGATGTGTTCCCCCCGGATAAGATCCTGATAACTCTCGCGGTCCCTGATGACAAAGTATCGATCTCCGTCCACGAGCACTTCGGCAGCACGGGGGCGGGAATTGTAATTCGAAGACATGGAAAAACCGTACGCACCTGCACTCATGAGTGCAAGGAGATCGCCGGTTTCAACGGCTTCCATTTCCCTGGATTGTGCCAGAAAATCGCTGGATTCACATATGGGGCCCACAAGATCGGCAACAATGCGTCCGTTCACACCATTCGTCTTGCGCGCCACTTTCCACACTGCGTGATGAGCGTTGTACAGGCTCGGCCTGATCAGATCGTTCATTGCAGCGTCTACTATGATAAAAGATTTCTCGGGACCTTGCTTTCTGAATAGGACCTGGGTCACGAGAATACCCGCATTGCCTACAAGAAGTCTTCCGGGTTCCAATATGAGCTTCACGTTGAGGTTTGCAATGCGGTCAACAATCGCCGTTCCGTACAGCGATGGAGCCGGAGGCTCTTCCTGGTCGTACGGAATTCCCAACCCTCCGCCTATGTCGAGATACTGGATGGATATACCGCGGGAGCGTAGAATGCCGATCATCTCCTTCAGACGATCGATTGCCTCCAGGAATGGCGACAGCTCTGTCAATTGGCTGCCGATGTGGCAATCCACTCCGATTGCTTCTATGCCTTCCATATCTGCGGCTCTTCCATAGAGCTCAAGGGAGCGCTCCACATCGATGCCGAATTTATTTTTCTTCAAACCCGTGGAGATGTACGGATGTGTCAGAGGATCTACATTGGGATTGACTCTGAGGGCTATTCGGGCTCGTTTTCCCAGTGCAACCGCCCGCTGATTCACAAGGTGAAGTTCCTCTTCGGATTCCACATTGAACATCAGAATTTCGGCTTTTAAAGCCTCATCGATTTCAGAGGCCTTTTTGCCTACTCCGGAGTACACGATGCGAGAAGCATCTACTCCAGCGGCCAGAGCCCGGAAAAGTTCCCCTCCGGAGACGATGTCCGTGCCGGACCCCAGGTTTGCAAAAACCCGCAGGATGGCGATATTGGAACATGCTTTCATCGAATAGCACACAATGTGGTCCACAGGGAGAAAGGGTTCCTCAAAGATCCTGAAATGACGTTCCAGTGTCCCTCGGCTGTAGATAAAAGCGGGAGTGCCCACGGCTTCACAGATTTGTCGAACAGGAACGTTTTCGCAGAAAAGTTCATCGTTTATGTACTGAAAATGATGCATGACCTTTAACCACTAGCGATTATATCTCACAGCCTCAGTAACGGCACGGCTGGACTCATATTCAGGCCTATCTTCAAAATATGCTGTTACAGCATAGCGATATGTCGCACCTCTTCGCACTTTCCTGTCGAGAAACCACGAGTCCCGTATCGGTGCGATATTGATCCTTTGGAACGCGCCATTGCCTTCCGAACGATACAGATTGTAGAAAACCCTTTTCCCGGTAATCGTAGACTGCTCCCAGGATACCCGTATTCCCGTCGTCGTGACATTAGTCCGGACATTGATAGGTGTTTCCACTTCCCCCGGCACGGTTACTCGTACGGCGGTAGAAGGCCGAGACTCTATGGAAACTTCATTCGCGACGCGAAGCGATCTTACCACATAGTAATAGGTTTTATCCTTTTCAACTGTTTTGTCCGTAAAGGACACCTCATCGGATTTCGTCGTTCCGACCTTTTTCATCTGATCCAAAGCATCGGTAGAGCCGCGATAAATCCGATATCCCTGAACAGCTTCCTTTTCACCGGGCGCAGTCCATATCAGGGTAACTGCGTTCGGGGTTGCATGTGCGTTCACGTTTTCAGGAGCCGGAGGCGGTTCCTGGAAAGTGACCGGCACCTGAGGGCTCGGTTTTCCTTCCCGCCCCTTGAGATTATAAGCGGCTACAATGTACGTGTAGACGTTTCCATGAGCTACATTCCTGTCATTGTACATGACTTTGCCGTCCACAATCTCGGCGTTCACAGGCTTTTGAAAGTCCACATTAGCGTAAGGTTTACCTTCGAATCGGCAATTCTCGCATTCTTCTCCTATTTTGCGAGACAACCGATAAATCTTGAATCCTGACAAATCCTTGAGCGGAGAACCGTCTGCATTCATCGCAGGGACTTCCCAGCGAAGCATTATACGATCCGGATACGCGAAAGCATCCACGAGTCCCATGTCTCCCGGAACGGTCGCTGTTGCCGGCCGCGGACTTGTTTTATATCCACATCCGACAAAGAGGCACACGACGAGAGCAATGCACGCAAATACACGGCCTGACGCCCTCAACCTTTCCTCTTTCTGCGGGACTTCGGCTTGTCGCCGGTTTCAGTTATCTGCTCCAGGAACAGCCTGGCAGTTCGGATCTGCTCCAAGACACTACGTCGGGAAGTTCCGCCCACATGATCGCGAGCATCCACCATTTCTTCGGGTGTGGGCAATTCCGATGAATCCTTCTTCCCCTCTTCCGAACCTGCCCGAACCAGTGCTCCAATTCGTTCGTGAGCTTCTCTGAAGGGGACCCCTTCGCGGGCGAGCCGGTCGGCAAGATCCGTAGCAGTGAGTGAAGGATCGGAAGCGGCCTCGAGCATGCGGTTCCGATTGAATTTTATCCCCGGAATCAACCCTGCCATAATGCGCAGACATCCCTGGACCGTATCTGCAGCATCGAAAACGGGCTCTTTGTCTTCCTGCAGGTCCTTATTATACGTAAGAGGCAGCGCCTTCATAGTGGTCAGGAGTGCAATCAGATCTCCGTAAACCCGACCTGTTTTGCCTCTCATCAGTTCACATGCGTCCGGATTCTTCTTCTGCGGCATAATGCTCGAACCCGAACAATAAGCATCGGGCAACTCGCAAAAACCGAATTCAGGCCCGGACCACAGGATCAATTCTTCCGAAAGCCTGGACAGGTGCATCATGACAACTGAAGCATTGAACAGGAATTCGAGAACAAAATCACGGTCCGAAACCGCATCCATTGAATTGGCGCTCACCTTGGAGAACCCCAACATAGTCGCAACGAGAACCCGATCGATGGGGAAAGTAGTCCCTGCCAGCGCCGCAGACCCCAGGGGCATCTCGTGATTCCATACCCAAGAGCTTTCAAACCTGACAAAATCTCTTAGCATCATCTGATAATACGCCATGAGATGATGTCCGAGACGAACGGGTTGCGCTCTCTGAAGATGCGTGTACCCGGGCAAAATGTAATCGACGGTTTCTTCCGCTTTGGCAACGAGAGCGGACATAAGCGCGACTATATCGTTCTTGACTACCTGGCACGTTTCAAGAACAAAGAGTCGCAAGTCGAGAATTACCTGATCGTTGCGGCTCCGTGCGGTGTGCAGTTTACCTGCTACGTCCCCGATTTTTGCCCTGAGCGTCTCTTCCACATTGATGTGCACGTCTTCCAGATCTTCCCGAAAAACGAAGCAACCTTTCTTATAATCCTCGAGGATCTCTTGAAGACCTTTTTCGATCTTCCTTGCATCCTTCGCAGGGATGATCTTTTGCGCGGCAAGCATGAGCACGTGTGCAATGCTACCCTTTACATCCTGCTCGAAAAGTCGCTTATCGAATCCTATGGAAGCATTGAAAGCTGCGAACTCGGGAGCCATCCCTTCCTTGAAGCGGCCTTTTCGTATTCCGGCAGCTTGAGGATTTTGTTTTTTCGAGTCTGATCGGTCGCGTGTAGCCATTTCGGTTCCCCAAAAAGGGTGTCCGCCCTAGGTGGACGATTTTTCCATCATTGAGCGGATTCTCAGCCTCAGAGCATTGAGCCGAATGAACCCCTCTGCGTCGGATTGGGTGTACACCCGGTCCTCTTCAAACGTCGCAAACCTGGGGTCATAGAGTGATTTATCGGAGCGTCTGCCTGTTACGGTGACATTCCCTTTGTACAACTTCAGTCGAACATCGCCCGTTACCGCACCGGCCGCTTCATCGATTGCCGCCTGGAGCATCCTTCTTTCCGGGGCAAACCAGTAGCCGTTGTATACGAGAGATGCGTATCGAGGTATCCATTCATCCTTGAGGAACATTACTTCCCGATCCAGGGTTATGGATTCCAGGGCTCTTCGTGCAGCATGGAGGACCGTTCCTCCCGGAGTCTCGTACACGCCGCGACTCTTCATCCCGACGTACCGGTTTTCCACCATATCAACCCTGCCCACTCCATTGCGACCTGCGACGGTATTGAGCGACGAAAGCAATTCCGCAGGACTTAACACTTTGCCATCAACGGCGACAGGGTCACCAGCCTTGAACGATACGGTAATCTCTTCCGGCGTATCAGGAGCCTTTCGGGGGTCCACCGTAAGCACGAACATTGTCTCCGGCGGTTCGGCCCAGGGATCTTCCAGAATGCCTCCCTCGAAACTGAGATGAAGCATGTTTCTATCCATGCTGTAGGGTTTTTCCGCGGAAGACGTTACGGGAATTCCTCTTTTTTGTGCATACGCGAGGAGATCTGTTCTGGAGCGCATATCCCATATTCGCCAGGGCGCAATTACTATGATTTCCGGGTTCATGGAAAGATACGTCAGCTCGAAACGTACCTGGTCGTTTCCCTTACCCGTGGCTCCGTGACTTACCGCATCTGCATTTGTTCTGGCAGCGAGCTCCATCTGAGACTTCGCGATACAGGGCCGTGCAATGGATGTTCCGAGAAGATAGGATCCCTCGTACACGGCGTTTGCCCGCAACATGGGGAATACAAAGTCTCTGACGAATTCTTCCCGGAGATCTTTAATTTCTATGGACTCGGCTCCCGTGGCTTTTGCCTTTTCCACCAGCGGTTCCAGCTCCTCACCCTGCCCCAGGTCCGCTGCAAAAGCCACCACAGGGCATTCGTAAGTGTCTACGAGCCATCGAAGAATAACGGAAGTATCCAGACCTCCCGAGTAAGCCAGCACAATTTTGTTTATCTTTTGTTTCACGAAACCTCCAGTGGTCTCCTGCAGAGTCTCAATCCGTCTAACCGGAATTGTGGCGTTTTGCCGTCAGGGAAGATTCTCGAAGAGCATTTCAAGAATCGCCTTTTGTACGTGAAGCCTATTTTCGGCCTGATCCCATACCAGCGACCTATCGGATTCCATCACCTCATCGGTAATTTCCTCGCCTCTATGGGCGGGCAGGCAATGGAGAACGTACACTATTCCCGCAGCGTGTCGCAATAATTCATCATTCACCTGGTATCCACGAAAAGCATGCTGACGAACAGCCGCTTCTTCTTCCTGGCCCATGGAAGCCCACACATCGGTAGATACGGCATTTGCTCCTTTGACTGCAACCACAGGATCTCTCGTTAAACTGATCTTGCCGGAATTGAAAGACACCTGCGGATCGTATCCTTCAGGGCACGCAAGTTTAAGGGAGAATCCCAATTTCTCGGCCGCATCGATCCAGGAGTTTGCCATATTGTTCCCATCACCTATCCAGCATGCATTCATGGAGCATATGTCCAATCCGGCTTCCTGAAGTGTCAGGAGGTCAGCCAGAATTTGGCAGGGATGATGGAGATCCGAAAGCCCGTTTATGATAGGGACCGAACCCCAGTGCACAAACTCTTCGAGCACCTCGTGGCCATAGCACCGAATTACCAGGGCATCAACATAACGCGAGAGAACCCGTGCAGTGTCGCGAATCGGTTCTCCCCGACCTATCTGAATATCTCGGGGGCTCAGGAATATCGATCGGCCACCCAACTGGTAGATGCCCACTTCGAACGATACACGAGTTCGAGTCGAAGGTTTCTCGAAGATCATGCCTATAGTGCGGCCTTC
The sequence above is a segment of the Desulfomonile tiedjei DSM 6799 genome. Coding sequences within it:
- a CDS encoding fibronectin type III domain-containing protein: MGLVDAFAYPDRIMLRWEVPAMNADGSPLKDLSGFKIYRLSRKIGEECENCRFEGKPYANVDFQKPVNAEIVDGKVMYNDRNVAHGNVYTYIVAAYNLKGREGKPSPQVPVTFQEPPPAPENVNAHATPNAVTLIWTAPGEKEAVQGYRIYRGSTDALDQMKKVGTTKSDEVSFTDKTVEKDKTYYYVVRSLRVANEVSIESRPSTAVRVTVPGEVETPINVRTNVTTTGIRVSWEQSTITGKRVFYNLYRSEGNGAFQRINIAPIRDSWFLDRKVRRGATYRYAVTAYFEDRPEYESSRAVTEAVRYNR
- the argH gene encoding argininosuccinate lyase, coding for MATRDRSDSKKQNPQAAGIRKGRFKEGMAPEFAAFNASIGFDKRLFEQDVKGSIAHVLMLAAQKIIPAKDARKIEKGLQEILEDYKKGCFVFREDLEDVHINVEETLRAKIGDVAGKLHTARSRNDQVILDLRLFVLETCQVVKNDIVALMSALVAKAEETVDYILPGYTHLQRAQPVRLGHHLMAYYQMMLRDFVRFESSWVWNHEMPLGSAALAGTTFPIDRVLVATMLGFSKVSANSMDAVSDRDFVLEFLFNASVVMMHLSRLSEELILWSGPEFGFCELPDAYCSGSSIMPQKKNPDACELMRGKTGRVYGDLIALLTTMKALPLTYNKDLQEDKEPVFDAADTVQGCLRIMAGLIPGIKFNRNRMLEAASDPSLTATDLADRLAREGVPFREAHERIGALVRAGSEEGKKDSSELPTPEEMVDARDHVGGTSRRSVLEQIRTARLFLEQITETGDKPKSRRKRKG
- the folK gene encoding 2-amino-4-hydroxy-6-hydroxymethyldihydropteridine diphosphokinase, whose amino-acid sequence is MTDKVYIGFGSNLGIRELKFEEALHELNRAHGIAIKTYSRLYETDPVDLSDDGPKFLNAVIELETSLSPRELMESLKAVEIKLGKSPRHRSDQSRHIDLDLLLYGDLVIREDNLNIPHPRMHKRGFVLVPLAEIAPETVHPVSKLTIRELAAFIAPEELGTIRALGAESNRQ
- the lysA gene encoding diaminopimelate decarboxylase, which produces MHHFQYINDELFCENVPVRQICEAVGTPAFIYSRGTLERHFRIFEEPFLPVDHIVCYSMKACSNIAILRVFANLGSGTDIVSGGELFRALAAGVDASRIVYSGVGKKASEIDEALKAEILMFNVESEEELHLVNQRAVALGKRARIALRVNPNVDPLTHPYISTGLKKNKFGIDVERSLELYGRAADMEGIEAIGVDCHIGSQLTELSPFLEAIDRLKEMIGILRSRGISIQYLDIGGGLGIPYDQEEPPAPSLYGTAIVDRIANLNVKLILEPGRLLVGNAGILVTQVLFRKQGPEKSFIIVDAAMNDLIRPSLYNAHHAVWKVARKTNGVNGRIVADLVGPICESSDFLAQSREMEAVETGDLLALMSAGAYGFSMSSNYNSRPRAAEVLVDGDRYFVIRDRESYQDLIRGEHIPPAILQTS
- the argF gene encoding ornithine carbamoyltransferase, with product MAGIRHFLTFQDYSRDEILTLLKRSHELKHSISGKGMSRPLEGRTIGMIFEKPSTRTRVSFEVGIYQLGGRSIFLSPRDIQIGRGEPIRDTARVLSRYVDALVIRCYGHEVLEEFVHWGSVPIINGLSDLHHPCQILADLLTLQEAGLDICSMNACWIGDGNNMANSWIDAAEKLGFSLKLACPEGYDPQVSFNSGKISLTRDPVVAVKGANAVSTDVWASMGQEEEAAVRQHAFRGYQVNDELLRHAAGIVYVLHCLPAHRGEEITDEVMESDRSLVWDQAENRLHVQKAILEMLFENLP
- a CDS encoding fumarylacetoacetate hydrolase family protein; translation: MRLLRFRVDNQVFEGILEGEEILPAAGQQFPRRFQLNQVKLLPPCVPSKIVAVGLNYRDHAEELHLTLPEEPLLFMKPSTSVIGPGDSVSLPPQSQRVDYEAELGIVIAKTARRVGLDEARDYILGYTCLNDVTARDLQTKDGQWTRAKGFDTFCPIGPWIDTEIDPTDLGIELYLNGERKQRSRTSNLIFSPAELVAFISGVMTLQPGDVIATGTPSGIGPMKHGDNVEVRIEGIGSLVNPIVKNDG
- a CDS encoding YHS domain-containing protein, which codes for MIAQLIVLSAVAYVGYQAAKIVVKSLGLGSDPDPGEEQKIPGANDMVQDPVCGLFISPADAVTIIHKGTYISFCSRECLNKFLQNQG
- a CDS encoding argininosuccinate synthase, translated to MKQKINKIVLAYSGGLDTSVILRWLVDTYECPVVAFAADLGQGEELEPLVEKAKATGAESIEIKDLREEFVRDFVFPMLRANAVYEGSYLLGTSIARPCIAKSQMELAARTNADAVSHGATGKGNDQVRFELTYLSMNPEIIVIAPWRIWDMRSRTDLLAYAQKRGIPVTSSAEKPYSMDRNMLHLSFEGGILEDPWAEPPETMFVLTVDPRKAPDTPEEITVSFKAGDPVAVDGKVLSPAELLSSLNTVAGRNGVGRVDMVENRYVGMKSRGVYETPGGTVLHAARRALESITLDREVMFLKDEWIPRYASLVYNGYWFAPERRMLQAAIDEAAGAVTGDVRLKLYKGNVTVTGRRSDKSLYDPRFATFEEDRVYTQSDAEGFIRLNALRLRIRSMMEKSST
- the dapB gene encoding 4-hydroxy-tetrahydrodipicolinate reductase, translating into MKIAVCGAAGRMGRRIVALAHEHPEMQIVGALEFPKHPALGNDAGEIAGIGHIAVPITSDLDEILKKCDVLVDFSSPDTSLRNIKAATESGKAIVVGTTGFSESQRKEIEKIGPTTRCLVAPNMSVGVNLLFNLTETVARALGDAYDVEIIEAHHNLKKDAPSGTAVKLAQLAAQALDRDLEEVGVYGRKGIVGERKNHEIGVMAVRGGDIVGEHTVMFVTGGERIELIHRAHSRDALAKGAVRAALWIYSQPPGLYDMQDVLGLKAGK
- the dapA gene encoding 4-hydroxy-tetrahydrodipicolinate synthase — encoded protein: MFSGAFTAVVTPFKDGHVDEDALRRLIRFGIDGGVSGIVPCGTTGESPTLSHEEHNRVIELTVKEVAGQVKVIAGTGSNSTEEALALTEHAKSVGADACLMVSPYYNKPTQEGLFQHFKTVAEAVDIPIVLYNIQGRTAVNIENSTVAKLSRIPNIVAVKEASGSILQMSEVIRLTDSDFDVLSGDDQMTFPLMALGGKGVISVVTNIVPDKMSLLVKHMLKGDIAAARAIHFEIYELCQAMFIETNPIPIKTALSMMGMIRNEFRLPLCPMSQANQEKLKTVLERYGLV